The DNA region TCGACAGCCATCCCACCAGCAGCGACCCGAAAAGGAGCGCGATCCGGAGCGGGGTGTCCAGCGCCCTCTCGAGCATGATCGGCAGCAGGACGATGAGCGGCCAGTGCCAGAGGTAGACGGAGTACGAGATGGCACCCACGAACTGGACGGGACGCGAGCGCATCGCCGGAGCGAGCGAGAGCCGTCCATCCGCGTGACCGGCGGCGATGACCGCCGCCGTCCCGAGTGCCGGAAGAAGGGCGATCCAGCCGGGGAACAGGGAGTTCGACGTGTACAGCACGGCGGACACGAGGATGGCCGCGAGCCCGGCCCAACTCGCCGCGATGGACTGCCACGGGCGGAGCCGCAGACGTGCGGCGAAGACCGCGAGAACACCACCGATCGCGAATTCCCACACCCTGGTGAAGGTGTTGAAGTACGCGCTCGACTGGTCAGAGTACGTCGCGATCACCGAGAACGCGAGAGAGGCGACCGCGATGCCTGCGAGCGCGAGCCCGAGACGCGTGCGAGCACCCCCGGAGCGAGCGATCACGAACCACGTCGCGGCGATCAGGATCGGCCAGAACAGGTAGAACTGCTCCTCGACGGAGAGCGACCAGAAGTGCTGGACAGGGCTCGATTCGACGGCAGCGCCGAGGTAGTCGACCGAGTTGACGACGAGCGCCCAGTTCTCGACGTAGAAGGCGCTGGCGACGATCTGCTTGCCGGTGTCGTTCCAGAGCGTCTGCGGCGCCCACAGGAAGGTGGCGATCCCCACGACCGCGAGCACGACCAGCGCTGCCGGAAGCAGACGCCTGATCCGGCGCACGTAGAAGCCCGTGAGCGAGAACGACCCCTTGTCGACGACCTGCCGGATGATGTGGGCGGTGATCAGGTAGCCGGAGATGACGAAGAACACGTCGACACCGATGTATCCGCCCGGGAGGTAGCCGGGCCAGAGGTGGTACACGACGACGAGCAGGACGGCCACTGTGCGCAATGCCTGGATCTCCGGCAGGAAGCCTGCTGCAGTGCGCGCCGGAGTTGCACTGACGGGGAGATCAGCAGTGGTGGTTGCACTCATATGGCCGTCGCATTCGGGTTGGTCCGGTCGAGTCGCTCGCCTCGGCCCTCTCGGGCATCTCCACTGTGACACTCTCTCGCTCGCCACACCAGTGGGGTCGCCGGGTGATGTGCGGATAGTCTCATCGCATGCTCAAGCGGATCAAGCGTGCTGCAGCCCGGAGGCGACGGGATGCCGAGATGGCCACGCTCGTCCTGGCCGGGAAGATCCCGATCCATGCCGTCAGGGTCGTCATGCTCCGCTGGTGGGGCGCCACCATCCACGACACCGTCACGATCTCCCATGGCTTCGAGGTGCGCCGCGCGACCGGGCTGAGGATCGGACCGCGGTCCTCCATCGGCAACGGTGCGATCCTCGATGCTCGCGGGGGCCTGACCCTCGGCTCGGACGTCAACCTGTCGACGAGCGTGCACATCTGGACGGGTCAGCACGACTGGCGTTCGCCGGACTTCGCCTACGAATCGGCTCCGGTCTCGATCGGCGATCGAGCCTGGATCAGTGCGCGCGCGACGATCCTGCCGGGGACGACGATCGGAGAGGGTGCCGTGGTGGCGGCCGGCGCCGTGGTCTCGGGGGACGTCGCGCCATTCACGCTGGTCGGGGGAGTTCCGGCCAAGAAGCTCGGCGACCGCCCGAGGAACCTCACCTATCGGTTGCCGGACCGCAGGCTGAAACCCTGGTGGTGGTGATGAGGACACTGGTTCTCTGGGCGAACGACATCTCCACCAACCTCGGAGTCAGGGCGCTCGCCGCAGGTACGGCCGCACTGGTGCATGGTGCGATTCCCGAGGCGACCTTCACCTTCCAGAGCTTCGGCCAGCCGAACCGGCACCTTCCCGGCGGACGGGTGACGAGCATCGCCAAGGAGCGCGTGACGGGTCGGCTCGGGATGCAGAAATGGCTCTCGCAGTTCGATCTCGTGGTCGACACCCGGGCCGGCGACAGCTTCGCCGACATCTACGGGGCTCGTCGGCTGGCCGTCATGTCCGCCATGGCCGAGTGCGCACGCCAGGCCGGCGCCGTCGTCGTCATGGGTCCCCAGACGATCGGCCCGTTCACGTCGGCTCGAGGCCGTGCGACAGGCCGGTTCTCCCTGCGGCGCGCCGACGCAGTGCTCGTGCGGGACAGCAACAGCCTCGACCACGCCAGGAAGCTCGGGCACTCCGACGCGACGCTCACCACCGATGTTGTCTTCGCGCTCCCGGTTCCCGCGGTCCGGAAGACCCGGGACGTCGTCCTGAACATCTCCGGCCTGCTCTGGCGCGACAATCCCCACGTCGACGCCGTCGCCTACCGTGCCGTCGTGACGAGCCTGTACGACCGACTGACGTCATCCGGCCGTACCGTCGCCCTGCTCCCCCATGTTCTGGACTCGAGCGATCCCGACAACGACTTTCCCGCCATCCGTGAGTTCGCGGCCGCCCATGCCCCCGACGCCGAGGTCCTCGCACCGACGGGTCTGGATGACGTCCGTGCCATGGTCGCCTCCGCGGAGCTGGTCATCGGATCGCGGATGCACGCGTGCCTCAACGCCCTCTCCGTCGGGACCCCGGCGATTCCGCTGGCGTACTCGCGGAAGTTCAAGCCCCTGCTCGACGATCTGGGCTGGAGGACGACGGTGGATCTGCGCACGGATCCGGATCCCGCCGCGGCCACCGATGGCCTGGCGTCGAACGCCGAGCTGGTCGCTGCCGTCGAGACGACCCTCGATCGGGCACGGGAACGGCTGCTTCCGGCGACCGACGCCATCCGTTCGGCGATCAGCTAGCCGTGACGCTTCCAGAGGAACCACCACGCCGGAGTCTCGGGCAGGCCGCCGCGCGTGGCGCCGCCGTGACCTTGGGCGGCCAGGGTGGGCGCATCGCGATCCAGGTCGCGTCGGTGGTCGTGCTCTCCCGGCTTCTCACGCCCCACGACTACGGGCTGCTCGCGATGGTGCTCACCATCATCGGGATCGGCGAGATCTTCCGTGACTTCGGACTGTCGTCTGCAGCCATCCAGAGCCCGACCCTCACCCGTGGCCAGCGCGACAACCTCGTGTGGATCAACTCGGGCATCGGGCTGGTCCTCACCGCCATCGTCGCGCTGTCCGCTCCCCTCGTCGCCGCCTTCTACGGCGAGCCGGAGCTCGTCGACCTGGTGCGCGTGCTCTCGCTCACCTTCCTCATCAACGGCATCACCACGCAGTATCGAGCAGATCGCAACCGGGCTTTGAAGTTCACCGTCCTGGCGGCCAGCGACATCCTCGCCGCGGCGGTCGGCCTCGCCGCGGCCATCGCGACAGCCTTGGCCGGATGGGGATACTGGGCGCTCGCCGTGCAGCAGTTGTCCGGCTCCGTCGTCGGTCTCCTCGTCGTGGTCTCGAGTGCCCGCTGGCTTCCCCGGCTCCCCCGCCGGGGGCAGTCCATGGGAGGGCTGCTCCGATTCGGCTGGCACATGGTCGGAACGCAGCTCATCGGCTATGTGAGCAACAACGTGGACTCGGTGATCATCGGCTTCCGGTTCGGAGCCGGCCAGCTCGGAATCTACAACCGCGGTTTCCAGCTGCTGATGCAGCCGCTCGGCCAGCTGCGATCGCCGACGACACGCGTGGCCCTTCCCGTGCTGTCCCGTCTCAGCAATGACAGCGACCGCTACGCCGCCTTCATCCTGCGCGGTCAACAGGCACTCGGATACACGCTCGTGGCCGGGCTGGGAATCGTGATCGCAGCCGCAGACCCGCTCACTGCGATCCTCCTCGGCCCGCAGTGGAGTGGGGTCACACCGATCCTCCGCCTACTCGCGGTCGCGGGGATCTTCCAGACCATCTCGTACGTCGGATACTGGATCTACATGTCGAAGGGACTCACCGGCGACCTGTTCCGCTACACCCTCGTGACCTCGGCGATCAAGGTCACCTGCATCGTCATCGGATCGTTCTTCGGTGTGATCGGGGTTGCCGTCGGCTACGCCGTCGCACCGGCGATAGCGTGGCCGATCTCGCTCGCGTGGCTGTCGCGCCGAACCGTCATTCCCACGCGCCGGCTGTACATGCAGGCACTGCGGGTGATCGCGGTCGTCACCGCGGGCGCGGCCGCGGGGTGGGGAGTCGTGGTGGGGCTCGGAGCACTGCCGACATTCGTGGCACTCATCGGCGGCATCGTCACCGTGATCCTGACGTACGCCGTTGCGGCGCTCCTGATCCGACCCGTCCGCAACGACGTGCTCGACGTGCTCTCGCTCCTCCGCCTGCTTCCATCGCTCCGACGCAGACCGCCCGCAACGGAATGAGGCGAAAACCCCTCAAGCGGGGGTGATTCGGTCGCGAAGCCTAGGCGTCGACGGATCCGGCGGTCTACGATCTGAGAAACTCTCACACCCGAGATCGGTGCGCCCGAACTGCGCCGAACGAGAGGACTCCCGTGACGATCGACGCTTCCAGACCCCGGATCGGCTATGCCGCCGGCGCCTTCGACCTCTTCCACGTCGGCCACCTGAATCTGCTGCGCCATGCCAAGAGCCACTGCGACGTGCTGATCGCGGGCGTCGTCTCCGACGAGATGCTGCTGCGCACGAAGGGGGCTCCCCCCATCGTGCCCCTGGCCGAACGGCTCGAGATCGTGAGCCACATCTCCTTCGTCGATGAGGCGCGTGCCGAGGTGCTGCCCGACAAGCTCGACACCTGGCGCGAGGTCGGCTTCGACGTCTTCTTCAAGGGTGACGACTGGCGCGGCACCGAGAAGGGCCTGCGCCTGGAGCGCCGCTTCGCCGAGGTCGGAGTCGACATCGTGTACTTCCCGTACACGGTGCACACCTCGAGCACGATGCTGCGCAGGGCCCTCGAGGCTCTCGATCGCGGCGACGAGGCCGTCGCCAGCGAGGCCTGAACCTTTTAGCGGATCGGCTGCACCAGATCGAGCAGAACGTCTTTGCGGCCGCGCGCGAAGCGCCCGTATGCTCCCGAGGACGCGACGCGAAGCACGGGAACCGCGCGCCGCAGTCGGTTGACCGGGAAGGCGCTTCTCGCCCGTTCGTGATCGAGCTTGCGGCGCGCCAGCGCGAGACGCGCCGTCGGCACACGGTCGCCCAGGGATTCGAGCGTGGCGACCAGCACCTCGGCGCGCGCGCGCAGGCGCTCGTTCCGGCCGGCTCCCGGGGCCATCAGCAGCGCGACCCGCTCACGGACACCCCGGCGGCGGACGCCCGTCTTGTTGGAGCTGTGCTGGCGATAGCCGATGGTCGGGTCGCCGAGGTAGTCGGTGCCGCCGAGGCCGGCGGCGACGATCCCGAGCCACTCGTCGTACACCCAACTGCGCGGGAACGGCGTGGCCGCGTCGAGAAGCACGCGACGGAACGCCGCGGTCGCGCCCGTGACGATGTTCCGACGGATCAGCACGTCGAGCGCCTCGCCGGCGCGATAGCGCTCTCGCTCCCAGTCGGTCACGGCCTGGGTGGCCGCCAGGCGCGCGCCCATCATCGCTCCGCTCTCGTCGATGAGGTCTGCATCGCCGTGGAGCAAGAGAAGGTCGGGTCTGGTCTCGAATTCCTTCCGGATGGTCTCGAAACGGTCGGGATAGCTGATGTCGTCGTGATCGCAGACGACCACGATGTCCGCAGTGCACGCGGCCATCGTCCGCTCGATGTTGCCGGCGATGCCATGGTGCTCGGACGGCAGGAGGGTCCAGACGATGCCTGCGCTCTCCGGTCGCGCTGCCGCCTCGGCTCGAACGGCCTCGATGACCGCCCTCGTGCCGTCGGTCGAACCGTCGTCGCCGATCACGATCTGATCGGGCACGACCGACTGGGTGATGAGGGAACGGAGGTGATCTCCGACGAAGCGCTCGCTGTTGTACACCCGCATCGCGACGGCCATGGTGAGGTGTCGGCCGTGATGCTCTGCAGTCACTCGGGTGCATCCTTCGACTCGTGCTCGCTTGGCAGCCGGCAGGCCGCTCGTGCTCAGGATAGGGGCGCTGCGCCGACGCGACAAGACCACTGGACCGGCGCCGTGACGTCGAGGACCGGACCGCTAGCATCGGTGCATGCGCATCAGAGCCACGAGGAGTGATGCCGGCGAGGGAACAGCCCTCGACAGGGCGATCGGTCGGGTCGTGGCCGAGGGGAACTGCTCGGGTTGCGGCGCATGCACACTCCTCGACAGCGGCCTCACGATGAGGATCGACGAGAGCGGCTACAGCCGTCCGAGCCGCGTCGATCATGGCGTCGCCGTCGACGGCGCCCTCGACACCTTCCGCCGGGCATGCCCAGGTGTCATCGTCCGCGCTCAGGATGCCGCAGGCTCGCGGCGTCATCCGACCATGGGACCCGTCGTGCAGGCGTGGGCGGCGTGGGCGGCAGACCCCGAGATCCGGCGACAGGGAAGCAGCGGCGGCACGATCACAGCCCTGGCCGCCTGGCTCCTGGAGTCGGGCGAAGCGGCGCGGGTGATCGGCGCCCAGGCCGAGACGGGGAATCCGCGGCGCACCGTCAGCGTGGCCATCATGACGAGGGATGAGGCACTCGCGTCGGCAGGATCGCGCTATGCCCCGGTCTCGATCGCCGCGAATCCGTTGGTGCTGGCGGCAGGATCGGCTGTCGTCGGAAAGCCGTGCGAGGCATCGGCACTGCGCGCGATGCAGGCTCCCGCCTCTCCGGAGGCGGAGTCGCCGCTTCTGCTGTCCTTCTATTGCGCCGGGACACCCAGCCAATCGGCCACGGACTCGCTCGTCACGGCGCTGGGCGTGCGGCAGGGCGGGGTGCTCCGCGACCTCTGGTACCGCGGAAGGGGCTGGCCAGGACGCTTCACCGCTGTCACGTCGGAGGGCAGCGAGCACTCCGCGTCCTATGACGAATCCTGGGGCGACCACCTCGGTCCCACCGTGCAGTGGCGCTGCAAGATCTGCCCTGACGGGGTCGGCGAGAGTTCCGACATCACTGCCGCTGATTTCTGGCGATCGGATGAGCGTGGCTACCCGGACTTCACCGAGGGCGACGGCGTCAGCGCACTGATCGCTCGCACGGTGCGAGGGCGCGACGTGATCGCCCGCGCCATCGCGGCGGGAATCCTCGTCGCCGAGCCCCTGTCGATCGACGACCTCGATGCGGTCCAGCCGCTTCAGCGCAAGCGACGCCAGACCCTCGCCGGCCGGCTCGCGGGTGCGCGCGCCGCCGGCATCCGCCCGCCCCGATACGTCGGGTTCGGTCTCCTCGGCTTCGCGGCCGGGCGCCTGGGCCTGATCGTTCGCACGGCCAGGGGCACCTACAGCAGGGTTCGGGCCGATCGGACCCGTTCCCAGCGCCCCTGAGGGCCATCAGGCGTCGAGTACCCGGGGCCTGCGCGGTTCCGGATGCCCGTGCACCTCGCGGTGCAGGCGCTCCATGGTCTCATCGAGCCGCGCCGCCGTCTCTGCGGCTTCGGTGAGGCCATCGACGAGGTGCTGCGGAACCTGCTTGTCGTACTTGTAGTAGGTCTTGTGTTCGAGGCTCGCCCAGAAGTCCATCGCAATGGTGCGGAACTGCACCTCGACGGTGACCGGGACCGGCCCGTCGGAGAGGAAGACCGGAACCTCGAGGATGACGTGCAGGCTGCGGTACCCGTTCGGCTTCGGGCGCGCGATGTAGTCCTTGATGCTGAGTACGCGGACGTCCTGCTGCGCCGTGATCATGTCGACGATGCGGTAGACGTCGGAGACGAAGCTGCAGGTGACGCGCACCCCGGCGATATCGGTGATCGACGAGCGGATGGCCTCGAACGAGGGCTCGACACCCTTGCGGTCGAGCTTCTCCAGCACGCCGTCAGTGGACTTGAGACGGCACGAGATGTGCTCGATCGGGTTGTGCCCCTCCTGCTCGCTGAACTCCTCGCGCAGGATCGAGAGCTTCGTGACGATCTCGTCCATGCCGAACTTGTAGCGCTGGAGGAAGCGACTGAACTCGTCGCGCAGCGCCTTCATCTCGGTGAGGGTGTCGAGGTCGAGCTGCTGGAACAGCTCGCTGGTGCGAGGAGTGAGGAGCGGCCGCGTGAGAGCGGTCAGCCTGGGCTTGTCATCGGGGATCGTGTCCACGTCTCGACGCTACGCAACGCTCCTCTGCGATCCGTGTGAATCGGCTACGAGAAACGGCCGGCTCAGAGTTGCGTGTCGCTGACGGAGAAGGTGTCGCAGGCGGCAGCTCCGCCGTCGTAGCCAGCCTGGAACCAGTTCTGGCGCTGCTCGCTCGATCCGTGGGTCCACGCCTCGGGGTTCACATCCCCGCCGGACTGCTGTTGGATGCGGTCGTCGCCGATGGACGCTGCGGCGTTCAGCGCATCCGCGATCTGAGCGGGCGTGACCGGCTTCAGCAGCGGCACGTCCGAAGCGGCCGTCGGCTGCGTCGACGCTGCCGCGACCCAGGCGCCGGCGTAGCAGTCGGCCTGCAGTTCGACCCGAACACTGCCGGATGCGGCCCCCGTCGTGCCGTCCTGCGATGCCTCGATGGCACCGGTGAGGTTCTGGATGTGGTGCCCCCACTCGTGCGCGATGACGTACATCTCGGAGAGCGGGCCGCCCGATGCGCCGAACCGGCTGCGCAGGTCGTCGTAGAACGTCGTGTCGAGGTAGATGAGCTGGTCGGGCGGGCAGTAGAACGGTCCGACGGCACTCGTCGCGTTGCCGCATCCGGTCTGGACCCCGTCGGAGAACAGCTTCACATTCGTCGTGGTGTACGCCGCGCCCAGCGCGGGCGCCTCCTCGGCCCAGTAGGCGTCGAGGGACTCTGCGGCACCTTCGAGACGGCATTCGATGCCCGCGTTGGCGTCCGCCCCGGTCTCGCAGTTGGTGATGACCTCGTCGCTCGACGAGTCGACTGCACCGCCACCCCCGCCGGCTCCCACGATGCCTGACAGGTCGACGCCGAGAAGCTGGCCGATCAGCACGATGGCGATGACGCCGATGCCTCCGCCCACACCGATGCCCACATTGCGGCCGCGCTTGGATACCTTGCCGCCGCCGATCTTGGCGTTGTCGTCGAACGTCATGCCGCAAACCTACCGGGCCGGCGTTCCTCCGGGTGATGGGTTGACAGCGACCCGTTCCGACGGTGGGACCGTGCGAGTGTCGACCCACGACGGCACGGGCACCGTGAACACTCCCCGCACCCCGCCGAGCCAGTGGTGCAGGAGAAGCGAGATCAGGATGGCGACGACGGTGAGGGCGATCGGCATCACGGCGGCGAGCGGAGTCGGTACCTGCAGATCGGTGGCGACGATGAGAGACGCGAGCGCGACCATCGGGAACGTGTGCACGAGATAGATCGGAAGGGTCTTGGTTCCGAGGTGGCGAACGAAGTCGAGGGCGCGGATCCGGGAGATCAGCACCGCCACGGTGATGCCGACTCCGACGGCGATGATGCTCAGCGCGAAGAGGACGAACGGCGCCCGGATGAGGCCAGCCTTCACCACGACGGCGAGGACGCCGCCGTAGACCACGATCACGGCCACGGCGTGCCACCACCGCGTTCTCGGAGCGACCGCGCGCACCCACGAACCGATCTGCAGGGCGAACAGGAAGAAGAACAGGTAGCGCCCCATCTTGTCCCAGGCACTGCCCGTGTGGAGGAATCCGGAGCCGAACAGGACCGACACGATCGCCGCCAGCACGAGCGGCAGCCAGCGCGGCCACGAGCGCGTCAACCAGGCGATGGTGAAGAACAGCGGCAGCGCGTAGATGAACCAGAGATTGGCGTTCGGAACGATGAAGAGGTTCACGATCCCCCACCAGTGATTCTCGTCGGAGACATCCGTGATGGGCGGGAGGACGATGGCGAACAGATGCTGGGCGGCACTCCACACCACGTAGAGGTAGAGGAGGAGCACCAGGCGTCGACGGAAGAGACCGCGGTACGTGAGGGTGAGCGCTCGCGCCCCGACGATGCCGGACATGAAGAAGAAGAGCGGCATCCGGAAGGTGTCCAGAAGCGGGTTGAGAGTGGTCAAGGGTCCGACGACACCAGCGAGCCCGAGGTACATCGTGCTGTGGAAGAGGACGACGAGGGTGATCGCGATTCCCTTGGCGACATCGATCCACGGCTCACGATTCACTGCAGCGAGCGCGGTCGGCTCTGACGCTGGAGTCGGGATGTGGTCGGTCACTCGGGTGTGCCTCTCGCCGGAAAGCCCGGGAGACGTCACCGGTCAGCCGAGTGGTCTCAGGATAGGGCCGGCCTGCTCAGTCGGCAAGGGTGCTCGGACCCGCCTCCTTCGGGTCAGCTGTGCTTCGGATAGGCGTCAGGAAGCGGGGCAGGGTGAAGACGCCCGGAACCTCGCGCAGCAGCCTGTGCACGCCGAGGGCGAACGCTGTCGACAGTGCTGTGAGCACCACCGGCATGGCGACGGCGACAGGGGTCGGGACGTCGACGCCTGTCGCGACCAGCAGCGCTCCGACGGCGAGCAGCGGGAAGGCGTGCACGACGTAGATCGGCAGAGTGCGGGTGCCGAGGAAGCGCACGACGTCGAAGACCGGGATCCGGCTCATGACGACGGCCACGGCGATGCCGACGGCGACCGCGAGCAGGCTCAGGCCGAACAGAACGAGCGGAATGCCGCGGATGCCGCTGGCGAAGGTGAGCCCGGTGAGTGCGAGGTAGACCGCGCCGAGCACCGCGGCATGCCACCAGCGGACGCTCGGGGCCACGCGGCGAACCCTGCCCCCGATGCGCAGCGCGAGGAGGAAGAAGAAGAGGTATCGGCCCATCTTGTCCCAGGCGGTGTCGGACTCCAGGATGCCCGAGCTGAAGAGCACGGACACGACTCCGGCCAGTGCCAGCGGCACGACGGCCGGCCACGAGCGGGTGAGCCAGGCGATGGTGAAGAACACCGGCAGGGCGTAGAGGAACCAGAGGTTCTCGTTCGGAACGACGGCGAGGGTCAGGAAGCTCCAGAGCGGGCTCGGCTCCGGTTCGAGCGACGTGGGCGGAAGCACTGCCAGGAAGATCTGCTGCAACGCGACCCAGAGCACGTAGAGGTAGATGAGCAGCGCCAGGCGGCGGTGGAACAGCGCCCTGTACCCGAGGGCGAGCGCCCGGGCACCGAGCACGCCCGACATGAAGAAGAAGAGAGGCATCCGGAACGTCTCGAGCATCGGGTTCGCGCGAGCGCCCGGCACGTCGACGCCGGCGAGACCCAGGTACATCGTCGCGTGGTAGAGCACCACGAGGACGATGGCGATGCCCTTGGCCGTGTCGATCCACCGCTCACGTACGACGGGCGCGAGGACGACCGCTCCAGCACTGCCCGTCCCCGTTCGGGTGTCCTCATTCGCGCTCATCCCTGCAGGCTAGGCCGCTCCGAGGATCTGGCGGGGAAACGTCACCTGACGTTTACACGCACGAAGCGCGGGGTCACCCGGCGAAGCGGTCCGTCGCCTCGATGAGGGCATCGCGGATGCCGGGCTCGTCGAACGCGTGACCGGCATCCGGGATCATCCGGAACTCGGCCTGCGGCCAGGCCCTGTGCAGGTCCCATGCCGTCATCGGCGGAGTGCACACGTCGTAGCGGCCCTGCACGATGACGGCGGGGATGTCGTGCAGCTTCACGGCGTCGCGGATGAGCTGCCCCTCGTCCCACCAGCCGCCGTTCATGAAGTAGTGGTTCTCGATGCGCGCGAAGGCCACCGCGTAGTCGGGTTCGGTGAATCGGGCGATGGTCTCCTCCTGCGGGAGGAGCGTGATGGTTGAAGACTCCCAGCGGGACCAGGCGATCGCCGCCGGACGGTGCACCGCGGGATCCGGGTCGGCCAGAAGCCGGCTGTACGCGGCGATCAGGTGGCTGCGCTCGGCCTCGGGCACAGGGGCGATGAAGCCCTCCCACAGGTCGGGGAACAGCGCCGCCGCCCCGCCCTCGTAGAACCAGTCGAGCTCGATGCGGCGCAGAGTGAAGATGCCGCGCAGGATGATCTCGGTGACCCGTTCCGGGTGGGTCTCGGCGTAGGCCAGTGCGAGCGAGCTGCCCCAGGACCCGCCGAGCACCTGCCAGCGCTCGATGCCGAGGTGCTCACGCAGCTTCTCGATATCGGCGACGAGGTGCCAGGTGGTGTTGGTGCTGAGGTCGGCATCCGGCGCACTCACGTGCGGGGTGCTCCTTCCGCAACCGCGCTGGTCGAGCAGAACGATGCGGTACTTCGC from Leifsonia sp. Root1293 includes:
- a CDS encoding acyltransferase, whose translation is MLKRIKRAAARRRRDAEMATLVLAGKIPIHAVRVVMLRWWGATIHDTVTISHGFEVRRATGLRIGPRSSIGNGAILDARGGLTLGSDVNLSTSVHIWTGQHDWRSPDFAYESAPVSIGDRAWISARATILPGTTIGEGAVVAAGAVVSGDVAPFTLVGGVPAKKLGDRPRNLTYRLPDRRLKPWWW
- a CDS encoding polysaccharide pyruvyl transferase family protein, producing the protein MRTLVLWANDISTNLGVRALAAGTAALVHGAIPEATFTFQSFGQPNRHLPGGRVTSIAKERVTGRLGMQKWLSQFDLVVDTRAGDSFADIYGARRLAVMSAMAECARQAGAVVVMGPQTIGPFTSARGRATGRFSLRRADAVLVRDSNSLDHARKLGHSDATLTTDVVFALPVPAVRKTRDVVLNISGLLWRDNPHVDAVAYRAVVTSLYDRLTSSGRTVALLPHVLDSSDPDNDFPAIREFAAAHAPDAEVLAPTGLDDVRAMVASAELVIGSRMHACLNALSVGTPAIPLAYSRKFKPLLDDLGWRTTVDLRTDPDPAAATDGLASNAELVAAVETTLDRARERLLPATDAIRSAIS
- a CDS encoding lipopolysaccharide biosynthesis protein, which produces MTLPEEPPRRSLGQAAARGAAVTLGGQGGRIAIQVASVVVLSRLLTPHDYGLLAMVLTIIGIGEIFRDFGLSSAAIQSPTLTRGQRDNLVWINSGIGLVLTAIVALSAPLVAAFYGEPELVDLVRVLSLTFLINGITTQYRADRNRALKFTVLAASDILAAAVGLAAAIATALAGWGYWALAVQQLSGSVVGLLVVVSSARWLPRLPRRGQSMGGLLRFGWHMVGTQLIGYVSNNVDSVIIGFRFGAGQLGIYNRGFQLLMQPLGQLRSPTTRVALPVLSRLSNDSDRYAAFILRGQQALGYTLVAGLGIVIAAADPLTAILLGPQWSGVTPILRLLAVAGIFQTISYVGYWIYMSKGLTGDLFRYTLVTSAIKVTCIVIGSFFGVIGVAVGYAVAPAIAWPISLAWLSRRTVIPTRRLYMQALRVIAVVTAGAAAGWGVVVGLGALPTFVALIGGIVTVILTYAVAALLIRPVRNDVLDVLSLLRLLPSLRRRPPATE
- a CDS encoding adenylyltransferase/cytidyltransferase family protein, with the translated sequence MTIDASRPRIGYAAGAFDLFHVGHLNLLRHAKSHCDVLIAGVVSDEMLLRTKGAPPIVPLAERLEIVSHISFVDEARAEVLPDKLDTWREVGFDVFFKGDDWRGTEKGLRLERRFAEVGVDIVYFPYTVHTSSTMLRRALEALDRGDEAVASEA
- a CDS encoding glycosyltransferase, translating into MTAEHHGRHLTMAVAMRVYNSERFVGDHLRSLITQSVVPDQIVIGDDGSTDGTRAVIEAVRAEAAARPESAGIVWTLLPSEHHGIAGNIERTMAACTADIVVVCDHDDISYPDRFETIRKEFETRPDLLLLHGDADLIDESGAMMGARLAATQAVTDWERERYRAGEALDVLIRRNIVTGATAAFRRVLLDAATPFPRSWVYDEWLGIVAAGLGGTDYLGDPTIGYRQHSSNKTGVRRRGVRERVALLMAPGAGRNERLRARAEVLVATLESLGDRVPTARLALARRKLDHERARSAFPVNRLRRAVPVLRVASSGAYGRFARGRKDVLLDLVQPIR
- a CDS encoding Coenzyme F420 hydrogenase/dehydrogenase, beta subunit C-terminal domain; this translates as MRIRATRSDAGEGTALDRAIGRVVAEGNCSGCGACTLLDSGLTMRIDESGYSRPSRVDHGVAVDGALDTFRRACPGVIVRAQDAAGSRRHPTMGPVVQAWAAWAADPEIRRQGSSGGTITALAAWLLESGEAARVIGAQAETGNPRRTVSVAIMTRDEALASAGSRYAPVSIAANPLVLAAGSAVVGKPCEASALRAMQAPASPEAESPLLLSFYCAGTPSQSATDSLVTALGVRQGGVLRDLWYRGRGWPGRFTAVTSEGSEHSASYDESWGDHLGPTVQWRCKICPDGVGESSDITAADFWRSDERGYPDFTEGDGVSALIARTVRGRDVIARAIAAGILVAEPLSIDDLDAVQPLQRKRRQTLAGRLAGARAAGIRPPRYVGFGLLGFAAGRLGLIVRTARGTYSRVRADRTRSQRP
- a CDS encoding GTP pyrophosphokinase, producing MKALRDEFSRFLQRYKFGMDEIVTKLSILREEFSEQEGHNPIEHISCRLKSTDGVLEKLDRKGVEPSFEAIRSSITDIAGVRVTCSFVSDVYRIVDMITAQQDVRVLSIKDYIARPKPNGYRSLHVILEVPVFLSDGPVPVTVEVQFRTIAMDFWASLEHKTYYKYDKQVPQHLVDGLTEAAETAARLDETMERLHREVHGHPEPRRPRVLDA
- the ypfJ gene encoding KPN_02809 family neutral zinc metallopeptidase, yielding MTFDDNAKIGGGKVSKRGRNVGIGVGGGIGVIAIVLIGQLLGVDLSGIVGAGGGGGAVDSSSDEVITNCETGADANAGIECRLEGAAESLDAYWAEEAPALGAAYTTTNVKLFSDGVQTGCGNATSAVGPFYCPPDQLIYLDTTFYDDLRSRFGASGGPLSEMYVIAHEWGHHIQNLTGAIEASQDGTTGAASGSVRVELQADCYAGAWVAAASTQPTAASDVPLLKPVTPAQIADALNAAASIGDDRIQQQSGGDVNPEAWTHGSSEQRQNWFQAGYDGGAAACDTFSVSDTQL
- a CDS encoding acyltransferase family protein, which produces MTDHIPTPASEPTALAAVNREPWIDVAKGIAITLVVLFHSTMYLGLAGVVGPLTTLNPLLDTFRMPLFFFMSGIVGARALTLTYRGLFRRRLVLLLYLYVVWSAAQHLFAIVLPPITDVSDENHWWGIVNLFIVPNANLWFIYALPLFFTIAWLTRSWPRWLPLVLAAIVSVLFGSGFLHTGSAWDKMGRYLFFFLFALQIGSWVRAVAPRTRWWHAVAVIVVYGGVLAVVVKAGLIRAPFVLFALSIIAVGVGITVAVLISRIRALDFVRHLGTKTLPIYLVHTFPMVALASLIVATDLQVPTPLAAVMPIALTVVAILISLLLHHWLGGVRGVFTVPVPSWVDTRTVPPSERVAVNPSPGGTPAR
- a CDS encoding acyltransferase family protein translates to MSANEDTRTGTGSAGAVVLAPVVRERWIDTAKGIAIVLVVLYHATMYLGLAGVDVPGARANPMLETFRMPLFFFMSGVLGARALALGYRALFHRRLALLIYLYVLWVALQQIFLAVLPPTSLEPEPSPLWSFLTLAVVPNENLWFLYALPVFFTIAWLTRSWPAVVPLALAGVVSVLFSSGILESDTAWDKMGRYLFFFLLALRIGGRVRRVAPSVRWWHAAVLGAVYLALTGLTFASGIRGIPLVLFGLSLLAVAVGIAVAVVMSRIPVFDVVRFLGTRTLPIYVVHAFPLLAVGALLVATGVDVPTPVAVAMPVVLTALSTAFALGVHRLLREVPGVFTLPRFLTPIRSTADPKEAGPSTLAD